Proteins from a genomic interval of Musa acuminata AAA Group cultivar baxijiao chromosome BXJ1-9, Cavendish_Baxijiao_AAA, whole genome shotgun sequence:
- the LOC135592484 gene encoding uncharacterized protein LOC135592484: protein MAELAQSGMCSPWYAAATANTTTKSVRAWRALVNWVAILFRLLLQIVRGTPSWAQILSFVGLRHTLLFSPSIASPAYKPLAIDPPIDGPTPDTAPAPEPLGKLTVVLDLDETLVCAYETSSLPSTVHSQAIEAGVKCFDLECVSSENDADGRQKANHVTVFERPGLREFLKQSSEFADLVLFTAGLEGYASPVIDRIDVDNKLIHRLYRPATVSTEYREHVKDLSCVSKDLSRTVIVDNNPYSFLLQPLNGIPCMPFFAAQPCDEQLMGVILPLLKHLSLQKDVRSVLYEKFHMPEWFEQQGIPTVKSTP from the exons ATGGCCGAGCTGGCCCAGTCCGGAATGTGCTCGCCGTGGTACGCCGCCGCTACGGCGAACACGACGACCAAGAGCGTCCGGGCATGGCGGGCTCTGGTGAACTGGGTGGCGATCCTGTTCCGTCTCCTGCTCCAGATCGTTCGGGGAACCCCCTCGTGGGCACAGATTCTCTCCTTCGTCGGCCTCCGCCACACCCTCCTCTTCTCCCCCTCCATCGCCTCCCCGGCCTACAAACCGCTCGCCATAGATCCCCCGATCGATGGCCCGACTCCCGACACCGCCCCGGCGCCGGAGCCTCTCGGTAAGCTCACG GTTGTGCTTGACTTGGATGAGACTTTAGTTTGTGCATACGAGACATCCAGCCTTCCATCTACAGTTCATTCGCAGGCTATTGAAGCAGGTGTAAAGTGCTTTGACCTGGAATGTGTATCTTCAGAAAAT GATGCTGATGGAAGACAAAAGGCGAATCATGTCACTGTTTTTGAACGTCCTGGTTTGCGGGAATTCCTAAAACAGAGCAGTGAATTTGCAGACCTTGTTCTTTTCACTGCTGGTCTTGAAG GTTATGCTAGTCCAGTTATTGATAGGATAGATGTTGACAATAAATTAATTCATCGTCTATACAGGCCTGCAACTGTGAGCAC GGAATATCGGGAACATGTCAAAGATCTTTCTTGTGTATCAAAAGATCTCTCCCGCACCGTCATTGTTGACAACAATCCATATAGTTTCTTGCTGCAACCATTAAATGGAATACCATGCATGCCATTCTTTGCTGCACAGCCTTGCGACGAGCAG CTGATGGGAGTCATTCTTCCACTTCTAAAGCACCTCTCTCTCCAGAAGGATGTCAGGTCGGTCCTCTATGAGAAGTTTCACATGCCTGAATGGTTTGAACAGCAAGGAATCCCCACTGTAAAATCTACTCCCTGA